The following are from one region of the bacterium genome:
- a CDS encoding UbiX family flavin prenyltransferase, with amino-acid sequence MTENKHLVLAVTGASGAYAAEQLIAASPWPVALVVSRWGKTVFAEERGDLERLFSGADSIHDNDDLRSPLASGSVATRGMVVLPCSTHTLGSIAAGLGNTLIPRAAHCHLKERRTLVLCLRESPLTLIDLDNANKVATAGGIIMPLSPPFFMFSGRLPEEISLTDIMDSFVDRVLSVFGHEPGRNWEDVR; translated from the coding sequence ATGACGGAGAATAAACATCTGGTTCTCGCAGTAACGGGCGCGTCCGGCGCTTACGCGGCCGAACAATTGATCGCCGCATCGCCCTGGCCGGTGGCCCTCGTCGTAAGCCGGTGGGGGAAAACGGTGTTCGCTGAAGAGCGTGGAGACCTTGAACGACTGTTTTCCGGGGCCGACAGTATTCACGATAACGATGATCTCAGATCGCCCCTTGCTTCCGGGTCGGTGGCGACCCGTGGGATGGTCGTTCTCCCCTGTTCGACCCATACGCTGGGAAGTATTGCGGCTGGCCTGGGGAACACCCTGATTCCACGTGCGGCCCATTGTCACCTGAAAGAGCGGCGGACCCTGGTCCTCTGCCTGAGGGAATCGCCGCTGACCCTCATCGACCTGGATAACGCGAACAAAGTGGCGACGGCCGGGGGGATCATCATGCCCCTTTCCCCGCCATTTTTCATGTTCAGCGGCCGGCTCCCGGAAGAGATTTCACTCACCGACATCATGGACTCGTTTGTGGATCGGGTGCTGTCGGTATTCGGTCATGAACCAGGGCGGAATTGGGAGGATGTGCGATGA
- a CDS encoding UbiD family decarboxylase, which produces MIFPDLRSFIQHLEAQGELVRIRAEVDPDQEINIIQHRVMAHNGPALLFENVIGSPYQIVSNLFGTKDRVERVFGGHPSEVGETVVRLAAGMMPPQIETIWKERRRIRRLLNARLRNVFKGPVMATVSEPADLECLPVLKCWPEDGGHFFTLPLVHTVDPVTGCGNTGIYRLQRYGPGSTGMHWQIEKGGGFHFQKARELGQPLPVSVFLGGPPALTIAAVTPLPEGMDERILAALLLGKPLDVIKRTKTGHLIPAQAEFVLEGTVTDGDLRREGPFGDHFGHYSHSADFPVYRVHRVLARKNAIYPATVVGKPVQEDFHIGVALQEMAMPLLKLTRPAVTAIWAYPETGFHPLAVMAVKQRYPREALKHTLGMLGEGQVSLTKIMITVDSDVDVKDFEAVSRALWQHLDTGDGLHLLSPTAQDTLDFTGPAMNSGSRLILIACRGSGRPVPGETPPPPPEADMVDPGIQGLRKWGPAFLMVQLKSGGVDIDRVRRSLAAHPSTSQYMFRVLLSPDIPLDDPTMTLWGWFTRFDPLLDIHPAGRRLDGNRLILNLPLDIDARWKDGYPKPVQFDPGVEKNVDKRWKSFGLD; this is translated from the coding sequence ATGATCTTTCCGGACCTGCGATCCTTCATTCAGCACCTTGAAGCACAAGGGGAACTGGTTCGCATCAGAGCCGAGGTCGATCCCGACCAAGAGATCAACATCATTCAGCATCGGGTCATGGCACATAACGGTCCTGCGCTTCTGTTCGAGAATGTCATCGGGTCCCCGTACCAGATCGTTTCCAATCTGTTCGGGACAAAAGACCGGGTCGAACGGGTGTTCGGTGGTCACCCGTCCGAAGTGGGTGAGACAGTCGTACGCCTTGCCGCAGGGATGATGCCGCCGCAAATCGAGACGATCTGGAAAGAGAGGCGCCGCATCCGGCGTCTGCTCAACGCCAGACTTCGCAACGTTTTTAAAGGTCCGGTAATGGCAACTGTTTCCGAGCCGGCCGACCTGGAATGTCTGCCGGTCTTGAAGTGCTGGCCGGAGGACGGTGGGCATTTCTTCACGCTTCCACTGGTTCATACGGTCGACCCCGTGACCGGTTGCGGCAACACCGGCATCTACCGTCTTCAGCGATACGGCCCCGGCTCAACGGGAATGCATTGGCAGATCGAAAAGGGCGGAGGATTTCATTTTCAAAAAGCCCGGGAACTCGGCCAGCCGCTTCCGGTCAGCGTTTTTCTCGGTGGCCCGCCCGCCCTGACCATTGCCGCTGTGACCCCGCTTCCAGAGGGGATGGACGAAAGGATACTGGCCGCCTTGCTTTTGGGAAAACCGCTTGACGTCATCAAGCGAACGAAAACAGGGCACCTGATTCCGGCACAGGCGGAGTTCGTGCTGGAGGGAACGGTAACGGACGGAGACTTGCGGCGGGAAGGTCCTTTCGGGGATCATTTCGGTCATTACTCCCACAGCGCCGATTTCCCGGTCTACCGGGTCCACCGGGTGCTGGCCCGCAAAAACGCGATTTATCCCGCCACTGTGGTGGGGAAACCGGTCCAGGAGGACTTTCACATCGGGGTCGCGCTTCAGGAAATGGCCATGCCTCTTCTGAAGCTGACCAGGCCCGCTGTAACAGCGATCTGGGCCTATCCGGAAACCGGTTTTCACCCCCTCGCCGTCATGGCAGTGAAGCAGAGATATCCGAGGGAAGCCCTGAAACATACTCTCGGAATGCTGGGTGAAGGCCAGGTCTCCCTGACCAAGATCATGATCACCGTCGACAGCGATGTGGACGTGAAGGATTTCGAGGCGGTGAGCCGAGCGCTCTGGCAGCATCTCGACACGGGAGACGGCTTGCACCTGCTTTCGCCCACGGCCCAGGACACCCTCGATTTCACCGGTCCGGCCATGAACTCCGGTTCCCGGCTTATTCTGATCGCCTGTCGGGGAAGCGGACGGCCGGTCCCAGGAGAGACACCGCCGCCGCCGCCGGAAGCCGACATGGTTGATCCCGGGATCCAGGGATTGAGGAAATGGGGTCCGGCGTTTCTCATGGTCCAACTGAAATCCGGCGGTGTGGACATCGACCGGGTCCGCCGATCGCTGGCGGCCCACCCGTCCACCAGCCAATACATGTTCCGCGTTCTTCTATCGCCGGATATCCCTCTGGACGACCCCACCATGACCCTCTGGGGTTGGTTCACGCGGTTCGATCCCCTGCTTGACATCCATCCTGCCGGACGCCGCCTGGATGGCAACCGTTTGATCCTCAACCTCCCGCTCGACATCGATGCGCGGTGGAAAGACGGCTACCCCAAACCGGTTCAATTCGATCCCGGGGTGGAGAAGAATGTGGATAAACGGTGGAAGAGCTTCGGGCTGGATTGA
- a CDS encoding CofH family radical SAM protein, translating to MKTIMNAAFSTSIEKGAAGQRLTRAEAFALIGAVTPDTLHLLGEAALENRTRRWGNDATYIFNIQINPANICTTGCAFCNYAARPEEAHAYILSEEEIIEKVGKLAPTEVHIVGGLNSVWPYERNLGLVRELRRRFPVLHIKAFTAVEIAFFARTAAKSERRVIEELIEAGIDAMPGGGAEIFSGRLREKYWKNKIRPSEWIHIHQLAHSMGVSTNATMLFGFGETWTERVEHLLTLRDAQDTSDGFSCFIPLAFQPGEGRFIEQGPTPLDTLSVLAVSRLVLDNISHLKSYWPMIGLETAAAGLSWGADDLDGTIGEEKIAHMAGAKTPFGLARDRMVETISTAGFRPRERDGRFTPMNAPSPSTGVLPGDVTASDQEPA from the coding sequence ATGAAGACGATCATGAACGCCGCGTTTTCAACATCCATTGAAAAGGGCGCCGCCGGGCAGCGGTTGACCCGTGCAGAGGCCTTTGCCCTGATCGGGGCTGTCACACCCGACACGCTTCACCTTCTGGGGGAGGCCGCTCTGGAAAACCGGACACGGCGTTGGGGCAATGACGCGACCTATATCTTCAACATCCAGATAAACCCGGCGAACATCTGCACCACGGGATGCGCCTTCTGCAATTACGCTGCCCGTCCCGAAGAAGCGCACGCCTACATCCTCAGTGAAGAGGAGATCATCGAGAAAGTGGGAAAACTGGCCCCCACCGAGGTACACATCGTGGGCGGCTTGAACAGTGTGTGGCCCTATGAGCGCAACCTCGGCCTGGTCCGTGAACTGCGCAGGAGATTTCCTGTTCTTCATATCAAGGCGTTCACCGCAGTTGAAATTGCTTTTTTTGCCCGGACTGCGGCAAAGAGCGAGAGGAGGGTCATTGAAGAACTTATTGAAGCCGGCATAGACGCCATGCCCGGCGGCGGCGCGGAAATTTTTTCCGGGCGCCTCCGTGAAAAATACTGGAAGAACAAGATCAGGCCGTCCGAATGGATCCATATCCACCAACTGGCCCATTCAATGGGAGTGTCGACCAATGCGACCATGCTGTTCGGCTTCGGGGAAACCTGGACTGAAAGGGTGGAGCACCTGCTGACGCTCAGGGATGCCCAGGACACTTCAGATGGTTTTAGCTGTTTCATTCCCCTGGCGTTTCAGCCCGGTGAAGGTCGGTTTATCGAGCAGGGTCCGACCCCGCTCGACACCTTGTCCGTGCTTGCGGTGTCAAGGTTGGTACTGGACAATATCTCCCATCTTAAATCCTACTGGCCTATGATCGGACTCGAAACTGCAGCCGCCGGTCTTAGCTGGGGCGCCGATGACCTGGACGGAACCATCGGCGAGGAAAAAATAGCCCACATGGCAGGGGCAAAAACACCTTTTGGACTGGCGCGTGACCGGATGGTGGAAACAATTTCAACCGCAGGGTTCCGCCCACGGGAACGGGACGGCCGTTTCACGCCGATGAACGCCCCTTCCCCATCGACCGGTGTCCTGCCGGGTGACGTTACAGCATCGGACCAGGAGCCTGCCTGA